One window of the Salvia miltiorrhiza cultivar Shanhuang (shh) chromosome 6, IMPLAD_Smil_shh, whole genome shotgun sequence genome contains the following:
- the LOC130988367 gene encoding heme oxygenase 1, chloroplastic-like, whose protein sequence is MASMISLFNRPPQPQLLHVKPQAPAKKWRMVVVSAGQNPRKKLLAEEMKMAAMKLHKIKPGEKEPAGMAIASWEPTLDGYLRFLADTKLIYEALENIVDRAVFPQYAELRKTGLERSERIAKDMEWFEQQGHLIPHPSSLGINYAEYLNQLSENEPHAFLCHFYMTYFGHTAGGTMIGRKVEEKILNGKELEFYKYEGDLPQLLQNVRDKLNTLGEGWSREEKDRCLEEFQNSFNFGGDILRLVLLH, encoded by the exons ATGGCTTCCATGATTTCCTTGTTCAACAGACCTCCTCAACCTCAACTGCTTCATGTGAAGCCTCAAGCTCCGGCGAAGAAATGGAGGATGGTGGTGGTTTCAGCAGGGCAGAACCCTAGGAAGAAATTACTTGCAGAGGAGATGAAAATGGCGGCGATGAAACTGCATAAGATAAAGCCGGGGGAGAAGGAGCCGGCCGGCATGGCTATTGCTA gctgGGAGCCTACTCTTGATGGCTACTTGAGATTCTTGGCGGATACTAAGCTGATTTATGAAGCTCTCGAGAATATTGTCGACCGTGCTGTCTTCCCTCAAT ATGCAGAATTGAGGAAGACAGGGCTGGAGAGATCAGAGAGAATTGCAAAAGACATGGAGTGGTTTGAGCAACAAGGGCATCTCATCCCACACCCATCCTCTCTTGGAATAAACTATGCTGAATACCTCAATCAATTGTCTGAAAATGAACCGCACGCCTTCCTTTGCCATTTCTACATGACTTACTTTGGCCACACTGCCGGTGGTACGATGATTGGGAGAAAG GTGGAGGAGAAGATTCTCAACGGCAAGGAATTGGAGTTCTACAAATATGAAGGAGATCTGCCCCAACTATTGCAGAATGTTCGAGATAAGCTCAACACTCTTGGGGAA GGATGGAGTCGGGAGGAGAAGGATCGATGCCTTGAAGAGTTTCAGAATTCGTTCAACTTTGGGGGCGATATACTTCGTCTTGTGCTACTCCACTGA